A stretch of Carya illinoinensis cultivar Pawnee chromosome 14, C.illinoinensisPawnee_v1, whole genome shotgun sequence DNA encodes these proteins:
- the LOC122293841 gene encoding disease resistance protein RPV1-like: MATQTPSSSTSEHTKIRKRGNSSCSEEDEKIITSSPTSSSTPRWKYEVFLSFYGKDTRMSFTDHLYVDLKRKGILVFRDDEALKRGKCISQELSQAIQESQSAIVIFSAKYASSEWCLRELAEIVEWEEKNDLIIIPIFYHVDPSDVRNQRGTFKEAFAAHEKDPKVDIKEIDTWRNACIKVGNLAGEHIKGDRYESTIIKEIGRRIAHELNSRFSRHDYNKLVAIDSHVDRMIELLDMESDDVRFVGIHGMGGVGKTMLAEIIYDRVSNCRFEGSSFISCIREESKARGLASLQKQLLSMIMEEKIQIWDQNHGDRMRKKILHNKKVFIVLDDVDSDEQLTALAGDRKWFGPGSRVIITCRDSHLLRRYEMNPIYKVEQLEIAEALQLFSLSAFKETHPIEDYMDLSMDFVNYAQGLPLALKVLGSFLYEREIDAWKSEKDKLKAFPNPKIMDVLQISFNGLQKSQKDLFLDMACYFRGQHGVDYIFDDDMAESFGHYRIDVDVLIEKSLLSKSEYGLLSMHDLLKEMGQEIVQRECPQEPGKRSRIFCLEDLYQVLKNDAGTDAIKGIAVYSCPEMKQRLNAKALSKMTKLRFFKFHHSQSIKWHGKPLNYMQTNELRFIEWFGYHLKSWPNSFKPKNLTVLRMYFSQIKQLWKGSMDLDNLKELDRVIMRI, encoded by the exons ATGGCCACTCAAACACCCTCTTCATCTACTTCCGAACATACTAAGATAAGAAAAAGAGGCAATTCATCTTGTTcggaagaagatgaaaaaatcaTAACCTCTTCCCCAACTTCTTCCTCGACTCCTCGATGGAAATATGAAGTTTTCCTTAGTTTCTATGGCAAAGACACTCGCATGAGCTTTACGGATCATCTATATGTTGATTTAAAACGGAAAGGTATTCTCGTCTTTAGGGATGATGAAGCACTCAAGCGAGGAAAATGCATTTCTCAAGAGCTTTCGCAAGCAATTCAAGAATCTCAATCTGCCATAGTCATTTTTTCAGCAAAGTATGCTTCTTCCGAATGGTGCCTTAGGGAACTTGCCGAGATCGTTGAATGGGAGGAAAAGAATGATCTCATAATTATTCCTATTTTCTACCATGTGGATCCTTCAGACGTAAGAAATCAAAGAGGGACTTTTAAAGAAGCTTTCGCTGCACATGAAAAAGATCCCAAGGTAGACATCAAAGAGATTGATACGTGGAGAAATGCTTGCATAAAAGTCGGTAATCTTGCCGGAGAGCACATAAAGGGGGACAG GTACGAATCAACAATTATAAAAGAAATCGGTAGACGTATAGCTCATGAGTTGAATTCTAGATTCTCACGTCATGATTACAATAAACTTGTTGCAATAGACTCCCATGTAGACAGAATGATAGAGTTACTGGATATGGAATCAGATGATGTTCGCTTTGTAGGAATTCATGGGATGGGTGGCGTTGGTAAGACAATGCTGGctgaaataatttatgatagAGTTTCTAATTGTCGATTTGAAGGAAGCAGCTTTATTTCTTGCATTAGAGAAGAATCTAAAGCTCGTGGTCTAGCTTCTTTACAAAAACAACTTCTTTCTATGATCATGgaagaaaaaatacaaatatggGATCAAAACCATGGAGATCGGATGAGAAAGAAGATCCTGCATAATAAAAAGGTTTTTATCGTCCTTGATGATGTGGATAGTGACGAGCAACTAACGGCATTAGCAGGGGATCGGAAATGGTTTGGTCCAGGGAGTAGGGTGATCATAACATGCAGAGATAGTCATCTATTGAGAAGATATGAAATGAATCCTATCTATAAGGTTGAGCAGCTTGAAATAGCAGAAGCTTTGCAACTCTTTAGTTTGTCAGCCTTCAAGGAAACCCATCCAATAGAGGATTACATGGATCTATCTATGGATTTTGTAAATTATGCTCAAGGCCTTCCTTTGGCTCTTAAAGTTTTGGGTTCCTTCCTatatgagagagaaatagatgCGTGGAAAAGTGAGAAAGATAAACTAAAAGCATTTCCGAATCCAAAAATTATGGATGTACTTCAAATAAGTTTTAATGGGCTGCAGAAATCACAAAAAGACTTATTTTTGGATATGGCGTGTTATTTCCGAGGACAGCATGGGGTGGATTACATATTTGATGATGACATGGCAGAAAGTTTTGGTCATTATCGCATTGATGTTGACGTTCTCATTGAGAAGTCCCTCTTAAGCAAATCAGAATATGGATTGTtgtccatgcatgatttgctaAAAGAAATGGGCCAGGAAATAGTTCAGCGTGAATGCCCTCAAGAACCAGGAAAACGTAGTAGAATCTTTTGCTTGGAGGATCTATATCAAGTATTGAAGAATGATGCT GGAACTGATGCAATTAAAGGCATAGCCGTGTATTCTTGTCCTGAAATGAAACAGAGACTCAATGCCAAAGCATTGTCAAAAATGacaaaattgagattttttaaattccaTCATTCTCAATCTATAAAATGGCATGGAAAACCTTTAAACTACATGCAAACCAATGAGTTGCGATTCATAGAGTGGTTTGGATATCATTTGAAATCTTGGCCGAACAGTTTCAAACCAAAAAATCTTACTGTACTAAGGATGTATTTCAGCCAGATCAAACAATTATGGAAGGGGTCGATG GATTTAGACAATTTGAAGGAATTAGATAGGGTGATTATGAGAATTTGA